A single window of Plasmodium reichenowi strain SY57 chromosome 14, whole genome shotgun sequence DNA harbors:
- a CDS encoding ferlin, putative → MRSISVGFTIYEAQNLEVDDKNLLDPLVVVRCCNNEYITKKKKKKYNAVNWEESHIWDRIILSEIEWNVSKIEFEVQSANILWRNDIIGVISFELKLIKNKRNHQIQGIYPILCKNGTEIRGQLRLKVMVCDENDYISNNNIFNDLTENINENRIEDNEEIYNDLTKAVVEENLVTLRDEKSRFYYLYVNIHKIEDIYTDISKKEYRDLYITCDFNGCHLKSSQARNCINYTFNECFKIPIATPILDDSIILKIWDWNYLSNDELIAIGVLSFNQIKNECLNPTWLNLYGFHKKEFDLEKITNNNTNKNNSNHYYDICNDYNLLVEGNFYLGRICISSYVERINNFDNLNIAITQSCLAYDDPLYIPITLLCDVYLVTGILSKNIYVELTCGPHRKKTQCVSVNEMLQDVVGKQTNKKNKTKKKKKFIKGIHNSYIDNEIINNNYDNTIYSYNQKTNPLLTFDEILNLDNVFNKVTEKQQIIENNEHTEFYFSANKGKIENMKLCVVQEECQQWDIIINVYEKVYNNSYNENNFLPSLLYNNEETKNDDDSKLTEYQKYRRKKEEIDQYEQNIPNHIDRRIAYYRMPLKNVLSYNEKISRCPIWIPLKNIPKNVQGDFNCMYNIFQNGSILLNLEKSFDVQLGINRRKKLIPVNYELRCYIYACRNVISHFNDSPNTFVHISCAGKMKITSLSLNSCNPVYLQCLKLNINILTDYSIGLPTIPLIIVTLYEFHNDTFYYIGRCYCNYDIYLKQSGNKYNFTEKGSKYNVVEQIKPKWIKLKGSKYTKAIYANNLWQHNGNDKRIMQEYLYEKQQELFNNSSINNNNNNNNKKDNNNNNNNNYYYNNNSNVYQYNDLLYGERVGDILLYFELVQSKDAMKFPIYPMITEIKKCTLSFFCMSLENLILMKKGNFLNTLSFERNNKYQISTPIILLSITSYSSYGKRKNELMIKYEKTLKANTRIQLKNWKNSFNQQSFEMFSIENMNIDIPLDPIFDPILNIKVYNKKVKSKYFIGETNISLVPYLPWIKNIDEVLYYLQAHDDYSETINLKNIDNTFNIYKNKNAALVISAISLADCEDTLSLKEEINKYENDDDDAWKEIPLFNLDQANKKEDNKNTSSQHKNVTNNYDGYNNGAYEMGMYNMEEYNIKNNDNNNNNNNNNNNDNSYNNNNSYNNNNYNNNSYNNNYYYNNYVAPHTSYNNNVLQNDTRNNVRYSHSNNMMINNMYKNNIYNPSQFGVINYNNYNNYCDKGNTLNFNNNNINHFNKLSNNKFNSYLARIQKDTYNIKYNNSIYKLFDDGIPEIIKLSYNVKNYPYIKILTNKYILNVHIPPRFILYVEGDKLNIEKFIKNSNRVSVDGILENYLDDILIPSLPLIKKCNDLSSDNNYNENKIEKQGIKFGCFEQFPFVEIIGGQIKCFTKIKYRNLESENMPLSLKDITNQNIFRNKFRGKNKIPLYLKIRVYVLRGIGLNGINKEYTANPYLIFSLGEKTSNLRNAFKPSNINPEFGCMWESEAIFPEDEILTISVYSAEDNYDKQINDIYIGSTEINLFDRWMSKEWRHMMKKNKIPVEYRPLYSNYIKHPKIISSNNYNIMNSWNNIFSFFDIFNYLTTYTSPTKGHNNNNNNNNNNNNNSNSNIYGNHSLKDTLSNISFGNSRKSNNGILEMWVEIMDYEQSKKIPIYKMVPPKKTEIEIRIIIWRCTMLSNKDNINKTMDLTVTSELDCITYNGKNPTMQSTDVHYNCKTGTAIFNWRIVYPNITHTLNTCFLQLAAYNNNNVGVSEFLGEVNLELSKYIQKASQILNKFELDAELKLRKKTDTDHNKNTYNGYIQVTVQFIPQNKANIKPVGLGRDEPNRNPYLKTPDSGREWNDFMYSIGFNDIYKPFWSSLKLAFICLLVIWVFVLSFVYPSLLM, encoded by the coding sequence atGAGATCTATTTCTGTCGGTTTCACCATTTATGAAGCACAAAATTTAGAAGTTGATGACAAAAATTTATTAGATCCTTTAGTAGTTGTTCGTTGTTGTAATAATGAATacataacaaaaaaaaagaaaaaaaaatataacgCTGTGAATTGGGAAGAAAGTCATATATGGGATagaattattttatctGAAATTGAATGGAATGTTTCAAAAATAGAATTTGAGGTACAGAGTGCTAATATTTTATGGCGAAATGATATAATAGGTGTAATATCATTTGAACTTAAACTTATTAAGAATAAAAGAAATCATCAAATTCAGGGTATTTATCCAATACTTTGTAAGAATGGTACCGAAATTAGAGGGCAGTTAAGACTTAAAGTGATGGTATGTGATgaaaatgattatataagtaataataatatttttaatgatttaacagaaaatattaatgagAATAGAATCGAAgataatgaagaaatatataatgacTTAACAAAAGCTGTTGTTGAAGAAAATCTTGTAACTTTAAGAGATGAGAAAAGTcgtttttattatttatatgttaatatacataaaatagaagatatatatacagATATAAGTAAAAAGGAATATCgagatttatatataacatgtGATTTTAATGGTTGTCATTTAAAATCTAGTCAAGCTAGAAATTGTAttaattatacatttaatgAATGTTTTAAAATACCTATCGCCACTCCTATATTAGATGATTCCataatattgaaaatatgGGATTGGAATTATTTATCAAATGATGAATTGATAGCCATAGGTGTATTGTCATTTAaccaaataaaaaatgaatgtCTTAATCCAACATGGCTTAATTTATATGGTTTTCACAAAAAAGAATTTGACTTggaaaaaattacaaataataatacaaacaagaataatagtaatcattattatgatatatgtAATGATTACAATTTACTTGTAGAAGGGAATTTTTATCTAGGTAGAATATGTATCAGTAGTTATGTtgaaagaataaataattttgataatCTAAATATAGCCATTACTCAAAGCTGTTTAGCATATGATGACCcattatatatacctaTCACTTTATTATGTGATGTTTATTTAGTTACCGGAATTTTgtcaaaaaatatttatgtcGAACTCACATGCGGCCCAcatagaaaaaaaacacaaTGCGTATCAGTCAATGAAATGTTACAAGATGTAGTGGGTAAACAAACcaacaaaaaaaacaaaacaaaaaaaaaaaaaaaatttataaaaggTATACACAATTCATATATAGAtaatgaaattataaataataattatgataatactatttattcatataatcAAAAAACTAATCCACTATTGACATTTGATGAAATACTTAATTTGGATAACGTTTTCAATAAAGTGACTGAGAAACAACAAATTATTGAAAACAATGAACATACAGAATTTTATTTTAGTGCTAATAAAGGcaaaatagaaaatatgaaattatGTGTTGTTCAGGAAGAATGTCAACAATGGgatattatcataaatgtatatgaaaaggtttataataattcatataatgaaaataattttcttccaagtcttttatataataatgaagagACAAAAAATGATGACGATTCGAAATTAACTGAATATCAAAAATATcgaagaaaaaaagaagaaattgatcaatatgaacaaaatatacCTAATCATATTGATAGAAGAATTGCCTATTATAGAATGccattaaaaaatgtactttcatataatgaaaaaatatctAGATGTCCTATATGGATTccattaaaaaatattccCAAAAATGTACAAGGTGATTTTAAttgtatgtataatatttttcaaaatggttctatattattaaatttagAAAAATCTTTTGATGTACAATTAGGAATaaatagaagaaaaaaattaataccTGTTAATTATGAATTAAgatgttatatatatgcttGTAGAAATGTTATATCACATTTTAATGATTCTCCTAATACATTTGTACATATATCATGTGCAGgtaaaatgaaaattacCTCTCTTTCTTTAAATTCATGTAATCCAGTCTATTTACAATGTCtgaaattaaatattaatattttaacaGATTATTCTATAGGTCTACCTACCATCCCTCTAATCATTGTCACCTTGTATGAATTCCATAATGatacattttattacataGGAAGATGCTACTgtaattatgatatatatcTTAAACAAAGTGggaataaatataattttacaGAAAAAGGGTCCAAATATAATGTAGTCGAACAAATTAAACCTAAATggataaaattaaaaggaAGCAAGTACACAAAGGCAATATATGCCAACAATTTATGGCAACATAATGGGAATGATAAAAGGATTATGCAGGAATATTTGTATGAAAAACAACAAGAACTATTCAACAATAGTAGTAttaacaacaataataataacaataataaaaaagataacaataataataataataataattattattataataataatagtaatgTGTATCAATATAATGACTTATTATACGGTGAAAGAGTTGGAGATATTCTCTTATATTTTGAACTTGTTCAATCTAAAGATGCAATGAAATTTCCTATTTATCCTATGATTACggaaattaaaaaatgtaccCTATCCTTTTTCTGCATGTCTTTAGAAAATCTcatattaatgaaaaagGGAAATTTCTTAAACACACTATCATTCGAAcgaaataataaatatcaGATATCAACCCCAATTATCCTTTTGTCTATAACATCTTATTCTTCTTAtggaaaaagaaaaaacgAACTCATGattaaatatgaaaaaacaTTAAAAGCTAATACAAGGatacaattaaaaaattgGAAAAATTCTTTCAATCAACAAAGTTTTGAAATGTTCTCaatagaaaatatgaatattgACATTCCATTAGATCCTATATTTGATCCTATACTTAATATTAAAgtatataacaaaaaagttaaatcaaaatattttattggAGAAACAAATATATCTCTTGTTCCATATCTCCCATGgattaaaaatatagatgaagtcctttattatttacaagCTCATGATGATTATTCGGAAACAATTAATTTGAAAAACATAGATAAcacatttaatatatacaaaaataaaaacgCAGCTCTCGTCATATCAGCTATTTCACTAGCTGACTGTGAGGATACATTATCCTTGAAGgaagaaattaataaatatgaaaacGATGACGACGATGCTTGGAAAGAAATACCTCTTTTTAATTTGGACCAAGCAAATAAAAAGGaggataataaaaatacatcTAGTCAGCATAAAAACGTAActaataattatgatggATATAATAATGGTGCATATGAGATGGGAATGTATAATATGGAAGaatacaatataaaaaataatgataataataataataataataataataataataatgataatagttataataataataatagttataataataacaattataataacaatagttataataataattattattataataattatgtagCTCCACATACatcttataataataatgtacTACAAAATGATACGAGAAATAATGTTAGGTATAGTCATTCAAACAACATGATGATcaataatatgtataaaaataatatatataatccTTCCCAATTTGGTgtaattaattataataattataataattattgtGATAAAGGTAATACActaaattttaataataataacataaaccattttaacaaattatcaaataacaaatttaattcatatttaGCAAGAATTCAAAAagatacatataatataaaatataataatagtatatataaattatttgatGATGGTATTCctgaaataataaaattaagCTATAATGTAAAGAATTAtccatatataaaaatattaaccaacaaatatattttaaatgtaCATATTCCTCCAagatttattttatatgtagaaggtgataaattaaatattgagaaatttataaaaaatagtaATCGTGTATCTGTTGATGGTATTTTAGAAAATTATCttgatgatatattaattcCTTCTCTAcctttaataaaaaagtgTAATGATTTATCATctgataataattataatgaaaataaaatagaaaagCAAGGTATTAAATTTGGTTGTTTTGAACAGTTTCCATTTGTTGAAATTATAGGTGGACAAATTAAATGttttacaaaaattaaatacaGAAATTTAGAATCTGAAAATATGCCATTAAgtttaaaagatataacaaatcaaaatatatttagaaataaatttagagggaaaaataaaattcctttatatttaaaaatacgTGTATATGTCTTAAGAGGCATAGGATTAAATGGTATAAATAAGGAATATACTGCAAATCCatatttgattttttcATTAGGAGAAAAAACTTCTAATTTAAGAAATGCATTCAAACCTTCAAATATAAATCCAGAATTTGGATGTATGTGGGAGAGCGAAGCTATATTTCCTGAAGATGAAATATTAACTATTAGTGTTTATAGTGCTGAagataattatgataaacaaataaatgatatatatattggaTCAACTgaaattaatttatttgataGATGGATGAGTAAGGAATGGAGACAtatgatgaagaaaaataaaataccTGTTGAATATAGACCATTGTAtagtaattatataaaacatccaaaaattatttcatctaataattacaatattatgaatagttggaataatattttttcattttttgacatatttaattatttaacGACCTATACATCACCAACAAAAGGtcacaataataataataataataataataataataataataatagtaatagtaatatttATGGAAATCATTCTTTGAAAGATACACTTTCAAATATATCCTTTGGGAATTCACGAAAGAGCAATAATGGTATATTAGAAATGTGGGTAGAAATTATGGATTATGAACAATCCAAGAAAATCcctatatataaaatggttccaccaaaaaaaacagaaattgaaataagaataattatatggAGATGTACTATGCTATcaaataaagataatattaataaaactATGGATTTAACCGTAACATCTGAATTAGACTGTATTACATATAATGGTAAAAATCCGACTATGCAATCAACCGATGTACATTATAACTGTAAAACAGGTACTGCTATATTTAATTGGAGAATTGTTTATCCTAATATTACGCATACTTTAAATACATGCTTTTTACAGCTAGCtgcatataataataataatgttgGAGTTAGTGAATTTTTAGGAGAAGTCAATTTAGAACTATccaaatatatacaaaaagcatcacaaatattaaataaatttgaATTAGATGCAGAACTTAAATTAAGGAAAAAAACAGATACtgatcataataaaaatacttATAATGGATATATACAAGTAACTGTTCAATTTATTCCTCAAAATAAAGCTAATATAAAACCTGTAGGATTAGGTAGAGATGAACCAAATAGAAACCCGTATTTAAAAACACCTGATAGTGGAAGGGAATGGAACGATTTCATGTATTCCATAGGttttaatgatatatataagcCTTTCTGGAGTTCTTTAAAATTGGCGTTCATATGCCTTCTAGTTATATGGGTTTTTGTATTATCTTTCGTTTATCCGTCATTGTTAATGtaa
- a CDS encoding hypothetical protein (conserved Plasmodium protein, unknown function) yields MASSQIRQFASLIDQLPCDAEDFNLIENFEAYNECFGKSIDYDNSKDSDCLFSYNSSSISDYLNNLSNCQFEYKRMQNTKEEKNSNHSINDQGNPMLLERPHINKNNQHDDYDKNMSLSDLINVQSKSCTNNDDLYRNVSTKISFNSKCTNDNNDINYNYNNSLFIQGNDLTDQQKNNFIEKLKSPIILTNKKSINKNSKNKKKTLLKNNTSYNNNYNNNNNEENDFLANDQSINNNKQNDTYSQHNMKHPFNDNSASCYEYNILQGLNKHIFNSNCENHMNNFYTNEQKTNSSNQIFHSYNNMTCSGESNNEKSVNGLMINNKLGNKVETLKFPGVQNLSNLFMSNKKEINSYNDVTQNVQTNSKRNELFDFYDILERNHELSKHILLSKKAKVIKLESNKSLIIFPVNIHEYGNKYIAVNQEDLLEYISSSLELENEDICSLKIRIHQKEKELQNVKAAYSMQTTNIHYLINRVIFKECEYENLMNKNVTLENEIKKLISEMNYLISQDKDGLFMQKVFIDYKSKCVLKLQELQPFLGSYYQDIFNYITSCRTLGQLSIWLPAFEIIDSSLESIANHLIKILLNGLGTPFNICSEYFLSNQNYNKNNNISLETEEDFSKKNLEKKKIIENYLITNMNSINTNKENNYHLSNCQSLSLNSETSSFMEAEELFFNSSKYPSMHSVILRNTKDQKKKEKIMNQLNRSNTTPENLYTNNQLFTYSDKIINDDKTEFTNSQDFINNVIEEQHFQKKINENNNMIKTKQATIYDSNNNINSNSNIQNKGNKKIRLNEKIKKNNNGNYNNNMTIKTNDENNTCMKTYQCLEGSKINEILRANETLIENEIETNIYKDKRGDKIDVSHFINVNENQIDVSHYINVKDHKLHLQDDINIKSINNQLDQISNKATEQEEKKNIISKENSLNKNKQNDISNPVHEKLDETKYVHKRKSKDIYNIINQYDTEKSISRGCSLKGSMENIFDKNILTEYEKKASQNDIEQTEFLRNKSLEDETLEKGKMFDENLIMLKKDEKIYKNKNKSDLEIFYLKNKSFEEKQKQNEYSTDINKNKNKNKELNEEEKNKK; encoded by the exons atgGCTTCTTCGCAGATACGACAATTTGCTAGCCTAATTGATCAGTTACCTTGTGACGCCGAAGACTTTAATTTAATTGAAAATTTTGAAGCATATAATGAATGCTTTGGGAAATCTATAGACTACGATAATAGTAAAGATTCAGATTGcttattttcatataattcttCTAGTATTTCtgattatttaaataacTTATCTAATTGTCAATTTGAATATAAACGTATGCAAAACacaaaagaagaaaaaaattctaATCATTCAATAAATGACCAAGGAAATCCTATGTTATTAGAAAGAccacatataaataaaaacaacCAACATGATgattatgataaaaatatgagTTTGTCCGATTTAATAAATGTGCAGTCTAAATCATGTACTAATAATGATGATCTATATAGAAATGTTAGTACAAAAATATCCTTTAATTCAAAATGTacaaatgataataatgatattaattataattataataattccTTATTTATTCAAGGAAATGATTTAACAGatcaacaaaaaaataattttatagaaaaattaaaaagtCCAATTATActaacaaataaaaaaagtataaacaaaaattctaaaaataaaaaaaaaacattactaaaaaataatacctcttataataataattataataataataataatgaggAAAATGATTTTTTAGCAAACGATCAAAGTATCAATAAcaataaacaaaatgataCGTATTCACAACATAATATGAAACATCCTTTTAATGATAATTCAGCTTCATgttatgaatataatatcttaCAAGGattaaataaacatatcTTTAATTCAAATTGTGAAaatcatatgaataatttttatacaaatgaacaaaaaacAAATAGTTCCAATCAAATATTTCatagttataataatatgacTTGTTCAG gTGAGTCgaataatgaaaaaagtGTCAACGGATTAATGATCAATAATAAATTAGGAAATAAGGTAGAAACATTAAAATTCCCTGGTGTACAAAATTTATCTAACCTTTTTATGtctaataaaaaagaaataaattcatataatgATGTAACACAAAATGTACAAACGAATTCTAAAAGAAATGAACTATTTGATTTTTACGATATACTTGAAAGAAACCATGAATTGAgtaaacatattttattatctaaaAAAGCGAAAGTAATAAAACTGGAATCTAATAAATCATTAATAATTTTCCCAGTAAATATTCATGAATAtggaaataaatatattgcAGTTAATCAAGAAGATCTTTTAGAATATATATCCTCTTCTCTCGAATTAGAAAATGAGGATATTTGTTCGTTGAAAATACGAATACATcagaaagaaaaagaattaCAAAATGTAAAAGCTGCTTATAGTATGCAAACTACtaatatacattatttaattaatagagttatatttaaagaatgtgaatatgaaaatttgATGAACAAAAATGTTACCttagaaaatgaaattaaGAAATTAATTAGTGAAATGAATTATCTTATTAGTCAAGATAAAGATGGTTTATTTATGCAAAAAGTTTTTATTGATTATAAATCTAAATGTGTTTTAAAATTACAAGAATTGCAACCCTTCTTAGGTTCTTATTATCAAGATAtctttaattatataactTCGTGTAGAACATTAGGACAATTAAGTATATGGTTACCTGCATTCGAAATAATAGATTCTTCTTTAGAATCTATAGCTAATCATCtaatcaaaatattattgaaTGGTTTAGGTACTCCTTTTAATATTTGCTctgaatattttttatctaatcaaaattataataagaataataatatatcattagAAACAGAAGAAGAtttttctaaaaaaaatttagaaaaaaaaaaaattattgaaAATTACCTAATCACTAATATGAATAGCATTAATACaaataaggaaaataaCTACCATTTATCAAATTGTCAATCTTTATCATTAAATAGTGAAACTTCTTCATTTATGGAAGCagaagaattattttttaattcatcTAAATATCCATCTATGCATTCAGTTATTTTAAGAAATACAAAAGAtcaaaaaaagaaagaaaaaattatgaatcAACTAAATAGATCTAATACAACTCCTGAAAACTTATATACAAACAATCAATTATTCACTTATAgtgataaaataataaatgacGATAAAACAGAATTTACAAATTCACAAGATTTTATTAACAATGTAATAGAGGAACAACatttccaaaaaaaaataaatgaaaataataatatgataaaaacaaaacaagCTACCATATatgatagtaataataatattaatagtaatagtaatatacaaaacaagggaaataaaaaaataagacttaatgaaaaaataaagaaaaacaataatggaaattataataacaatatgaCCATTAAAActaatgatgaaaataatacatgTATGAAAACCTACCAATGCTTGGAAGGTTCcaaaataaatgaaatacTCAGAGCAAACGAAACTTTAatagaaaatgaaatagaaactaatatttataaagaCAAAAGAGGGGATAAAATAGACGTAAgtcattttataaatgtaaacGAAAATCAAATCGATGTAAgtcattatataaatgtaaagGATCATAAATTACATTTACAggatgatataaatataaaaagtataaataaCCAATTGGATCAAATATCTAATAAAGCAACTGAACAAgaggaaaagaaaaatataatatctaAAGAAAACTCgcttaataaaaataaacaaaatgatatatcAAATCCTGTTCATGAAAAATTAGATGAAACAAAATATGTTCATAAAAGGAAGAgtaaagatatatataatataattaatcAATATGATACTGAAAAAAGTATATCCAGAGGTTGCAGTTTAAAAGGAAGTatggaaaatattttcgataaaaatattcttactgaatatgaaaaaaaagcTAGTCAGAATGATATTGAACAAACAGAATTCTTAAGGAATAAAAGCTTAGAAGATGAAACATTAGAAAAAGGCAAAATGTTTGATGAAAACTTAataatgttaaaaaaagatgaaaagatatataaaaacaaaaataaatcagacctggaaatattttacttaaaaaataaatcttttgaagaaaaacaaaaacaaaatgaatattcaactgatattaataaaaataaaaataaaaataaagaattaaacGAAGAggaaaagaataaaaaataa